One window of Calypte anna isolate BGI_N300 chromosome 9, bCalAnn1_v1.p, whole genome shotgun sequence genomic DNA carries:
- the FAM43A gene encoding protein FAM43A, translating into MLPWKRSKVELVAGEARRQSKPKGYAVSVHYSALTSLARACPESALHRVGSMFRSKRRKFRVTSEDPTYTVLYLGNATTIQSKGEGCTDLAVCKIWSKSEAGRQGTKMKLTISAQGIRMAHAEDKGLRRPGHLYLLHRVTYCVADPRLPRVFAWIYRHELKHKAVMLRCHAVLVSKPEKAKAMALLLYQTSATALAEFRRLKKRDDARHQQQQLVGEQSIPLVPLRKLLNGQCCYKPPVERSRSAPKLGSITEDLLGEEQEERAMHCDCEDILEALGEPEGELLRPGAGRGDSPELGQLLRDLGELSLGNDLRSLRADLRVRRLLSGESTGSESSLESNGPDGAGPACNGAEQPPPGDPETG; encoded by the coding sequence ATGCTGCCCTGGAAGCGGAGCAAGGTGGAGCTGGTGGCGGGCGAGGCGCGGCGGCAGAGCAAGCCCAAGGGATACGCGGTGAGCGTGCACTACTCGGCCCTCACCTCGCTGGCCCGTGCCTGCCCCGAGAGCGCTCTGCACCGCGTGGGCAGCATGTTCCGCTCCAAGCGGCGGAAATTCCGCGTGACCAGCGAGGACCCCACGTACACCGTGCTTTACCTGGGTAACGCCACTACCATCCAGTCCAAGGGTGAGGGCTGTACCGACCTGGCCGTCTGCAAGATCTGGAGCAAGAGCGAGGCGGGTCGGCAAGGCACCAAAATGAAGCTGACCATCAGTGCGCAGGGCATCCGCATGGCCCATGCCGAGGACAAGGGGCTCCGCCGGCCCGGCCACCTCTACCTGCTGCACCGGGTCACCTACTGCGTGGCCGACCCGCGCCTGCCGCGCGTCTTCGCCTGGATCTACCGCCACGAGCTAAAGCACAAGGCAGTGATGCTGCGCTGCCACGCCGTGCTGGTCTCCAAACCCGAGAAGGCGAAGGCCATGGCGCTGCTGCTCTACCAGACCTCGGCCACAGCACTGGCTGAGTTCCGCCGGCTGAAGAAGCGGGACGACGCGcggcaccagcagcagcagctggtgggcGAGCAGAGCATCCCGCTGGTGCCGCTGCGCAAGCTGCTCAATGGGCAGTGCTGCTACAAGCCGCCGGTGGAGCGGAGCCGCAGCGCGCCTAAGCTGGGCTCCATCACCGAGGACCTCCTGGGCGAGGAGCAGGAGGAGCGGGCCATGCACTGCGACTGCGAGGACATCCTGGAGGCGCTGGGCGAACCTGAGGGCGAGCTGCTGCGCCCCGGCGCCGGCCGCGGCGACAGTCCGGAGCTGGGCCAGCTCCTCCGCGACCTGGGCGAGCTCAGCCTGGGCAACGACCTTCGCTCGCTGCGCGCCGACCTCCGCGTCCGCCGGCTCCTCTCCGGGGAGAGCACGGGCAGCGAGTCCTCCCTGGAGAGCAACGGCCCGGACGGCGCCGGCCCGGCCTGCAACGGCGCCGAGCAGCCGCCCCCCGGCGACCCCGAGACCGGCTGA
- the LSG1 gene encoding large subunit GTPase 1 homolog isoform X1: MGKKRGAGLGRSLQRQRGLERRGTASWLHASEVGGERGPELRSAPEQSPLEEFLATAELAGTRFVAERLNIQIVSAQSRAGLLTAQEAQRVQQLHEENRQFLRIPRRPRWDRTTSAEGLQQAERESFLEWRRQLAHLEEEKKLILTPFERNLEFWRQLWRVIERSDIVVQIVDARNPLLFRCQDLESYVKEVSNDKENMILINKADLLSEEQRAAWAQFFEQEGVKVVFWSALAECRRLSGEAKEVDTEDLAEDLSDSEDESSSQEDDTAPDSAESTSTGNALQTVNQVLVSDDDSNDEYEDCEDDEEEAWQTCSEDEVVDKLNTIAPERMENRTDDTTVTHLVQEQNRNIRNFSHLVQRSELLEIFKTMHNGPRVKDGEVNVGLVGYPNVGKSSTINTILGNKKVSVSATPGRTKHFQTLYVEPGLCLCDCPGLVMPSFISTKAEMICSGILPIDQMRDHVPPISLVCQHIPRNILEATYGITIIRPREDEDPDRKPTAEELLTAYGYMRGFMTAHGQPDQPRSARYVLKDYVSGKLLYCHPPPGIDPNDFQHQHQRWPENRTMQASGPVKPEKNTKAKQIENVVDKTFFHQENVRALMKGVRAAMGYRPGSGLVPVTTPNPGNVIGKPWKKHGNRNKKEKIRRITKHLEA; the protein is encoded by the exons ATGGGCAAGAAACGGGGCGCGGGGCTGGGCCGCTCTCTGCAGCGGCAGCGCGGGCTGGAGCGCCGCGGTACCGCCTCATGG CTGCACGCCAGCGAGGTGGGCGGCGAGCGCGGCCCGGAGCTGCGGTCGGCGCCCGAGCAGAGCCCGCTGGAGGAGTTCCTGGCCACGGCCGAGCTGGCCGGCACCCGCTTCGTGGCCG agcGTCTGAACATCCAGATCGTGTCTGCCCAGAGCCGCGCGGGGCTGCTCACGGCACAGGAGGCCCAGCGTGTCCAGCAGCTGCATGAGGAGAACCGGCAGTTCCTACGCATCCCACGGAG GCCACGTTGGGACCGGACAACCAGCGCAGAGGGCTTGCAGCAAGCTGAGAGGGAAAGCTTCCTCGAGTGGAGGAGACAGCTTGCCCA ccttgaagaagaaaagaagttaaTTCTAACCCCATTTGAACGAAACTTGGAATTTTGGCGTCAGCTTTGGAGAGTCATTGAAAGAAG tgatATTGTAGTCCAGATAGTAGATGCTAGAAACCCCCTTCTGTTTAGATGCCAAGATCTG gaaagtTATGTTAAGGAAGTCAGCAATGACAAGGAGAACATGATCCTGATAAACAAGGCAGATTTGCTGAGTGAGGAGCAGCGGGCTGCTTGGGCCCAGTTCTTTGAGCAAGAGGGTGTTAAGGTGGTGTTCTGGTCAGCACTGGCAGAGTGCAGACGGCTGTCTGGAGAAGCAAAG GAAGTAGACACTGAAGATTTAGCAGAGGACCTGAGTGATTCTGAGGATGAAAGCTCCAGCCAAGAAGATGACACAGCACCAGATAGTGCAGAAAGCACATCCACAGGCAATGCTCTGCAAACTGTAAACCAAGTTCTGGTTAGTGACGATGACAGCAATGATGAATATGAAGACTgtgaagatgatgaagaggaGGCCTGGCAAACCTGTTCTGAAGATGAAGTGGTGGATAAACTAAATACTATTGCTCCAGAGAGGATGGAAAACAGGACTGATGACACCACAGTGACACATCTAGTGCAGGAGCAGAACAGGAACATCAGGAACTTCAGTCACCTGGTACAGAGAAGTGAGCTgctggagatattcaaaaccatGCACAATGGACCCAGGGTGAAGGATGGGGAAGTAAATGTTGGACTG GTGGGCTACCCCAACGTCGGCAAAAGTTCAACTATCAACACAATCCTTGGAAATAAGAAGGTGTCAGTGTCTGCTACACCAGGCCGTACAAAACACTTTCAG ACCCTGTATGTGGAGCCTGGCCTGTGCCTATGTGATTGCCCTGGTCTGGTGATGCCATCTTTCATCTCTACCAAGGCAGAAATGATTTGTTCTGGAATTTTGCCTATAGACCAGATGAGGGACCATGTCCCACCCATTTCTCTA GTTTGCCAGCATATCCCGCGAAACATTTTGGAAGCAACCTATGGAATAACTATCATAAGGCCAAGGGAAGATGAGGATCCAGATCGAAAGCCAACAGCTGAAGAGTTGCTGACAGCGTATGGAT ATATGAGAGGCTTTATGACAGCACATGGACAGCCAGACCAGCCTAGATCAGCCCGATATGTACTGAAGGATTATGTCAGT GGGAAATTGTTGTATTGTCATCCACCTCCTGGCATTGACCCAAATGATTTTCAACACCAGCATCAAAGATGGCCAGAGAACAGAACCATGCAGGCCAGTGGGCCGGTGAAACCTGAGAAGAATACCAAAGCTAAACAAATTGAAAATGTGGTggacaaaacatttttccaccAG GAGAATGTTCGTGCCCTGATGAAAGGTGTCAGGGCTGCAATGGGATACCGGCCCGGCAGTGGCCTTGTGCCTGTGACTACACCCAATCCTGGGAATGTGATAGGAAAGCCCTGGAAAAAACACGGGAACAGGaacaagaaggagaaaattCGCAGGATCACCAAGCACTTGGAGGCTTAG
- the LSG1 gene encoding large subunit GTPase 1 homolog isoform X2, whose translation MGKKRGAGLGRSLQRQRGLERRGTASWLHASEVGGERGPELRSAPEQSPLEEFLATAELAGTRFVAERLNIQIVSAQSRAGLLTAQEAQRVQQLHEENRQFLRIPRRPRWDRTTSAEGLQQAERESFLEWRRQLAHLEEEKKLILTPFERNLEFWRQLWRVIERSDIVVQIVDARNPLLFRCQDLESYVKEVSNDKENMILINKADLLSEEQRAAWAQFFEQEGVKVVFWSALAECRRLSGEAKEVDTEDLAEDLSDSEDESSSQEDDTAPDSAESTSTGNALQTVNQVLVSDDDSNDEYEDCEDDEEEAWQTCSEDEVVDKLNTIAPERMENRTDDTTVTHLVQEQNRNIRNFSHLVQRSELLEIFKTMHNGPRVKDGEVNVGLVGYPNVGKSSTINTILGNKKVSVSATPGRTKHFQTLYVEPGLCLCDCPGLVMPSFISTKAEMICSGILPIDQMRDHVPPISLVCQHIPRNILEATYGITIIRPREDEDPDRKPTAEELLTAYGYMRGFMTAHGQPDQPRSARYVLKDYVSGKLLYCHPPPGIDPNDFQHQHQRWPENRTMQASGPVKPEKNTKAKQIENVVDKTFFHQGDFEDVTVQWRWPSPAAQPYSVLCPGIFGQLWTTTLQSPRHPSTQMNKQ comes from the exons ATGGGCAAGAAACGGGGCGCGGGGCTGGGCCGCTCTCTGCAGCGGCAGCGCGGGCTGGAGCGCCGCGGTACCGCCTCATGG CTGCACGCCAGCGAGGTGGGCGGCGAGCGCGGCCCGGAGCTGCGGTCGGCGCCCGAGCAGAGCCCGCTGGAGGAGTTCCTGGCCACGGCCGAGCTGGCCGGCACCCGCTTCGTGGCCG agcGTCTGAACATCCAGATCGTGTCTGCCCAGAGCCGCGCGGGGCTGCTCACGGCACAGGAGGCCCAGCGTGTCCAGCAGCTGCATGAGGAGAACCGGCAGTTCCTACGCATCCCACGGAG GCCACGTTGGGACCGGACAACCAGCGCAGAGGGCTTGCAGCAAGCTGAGAGGGAAAGCTTCCTCGAGTGGAGGAGACAGCTTGCCCA ccttgaagaagaaaagaagttaaTTCTAACCCCATTTGAACGAAACTTGGAATTTTGGCGTCAGCTTTGGAGAGTCATTGAAAGAAG tgatATTGTAGTCCAGATAGTAGATGCTAGAAACCCCCTTCTGTTTAGATGCCAAGATCTG gaaagtTATGTTAAGGAAGTCAGCAATGACAAGGAGAACATGATCCTGATAAACAAGGCAGATTTGCTGAGTGAGGAGCAGCGGGCTGCTTGGGCCCAGTTCTTTGAGCAAGAGGGTGTTAAGGTGGTGTTCTGGTCAGCACTGGCAGAGTGCAGACGGCTGTCTGGAGAAGCAAAG GAAGTAGACACTGAAGATTTAGCAGAGGACCTGAGTGATTCTGAGGATGAAAGCTCCAGCCAAGAAGATGACACAGCACCAGATAGTGCAGAAAGCACATCCACAGGCAATGCTCTGCAAACTGTAAACCAAGTTCTGGTTAGTGACGATGACAGCAATGATGAATATGAAGACTgtgaagatgatgaagaggaGGCCTGGCAAACCTGTTCTGAAGATGAAGTGGTGGATAAACTAAATACTATTGCTCCAGAGAGGATGGAAAACAGGACTGATGACACCACAGTGACACATCTAGTGCAGGAGCAGAACAGGAACATCAGGAACTTCAGTCACCTGGTACAGAGAAGTGAGCTgctggagatattcaaaaccatGCACAATGGACCCAGGGTGAAGGATGGGGAAGTAAATGTTGGACTG GTGGGCTACCCCAACGTCGGCAAAAGTTCAACTATCAACACAATCCTTGGAAATAAGAAGGTGTCAGTGTCTGCTACACCAGGCCGTACAAAACACTTTCAG ACCCTGTATGTGGAGCCTGGCCTGTGCCTATGTGATTGCCCTGGTCTGGTGATGCCATCTTTCATCTCTACCAAGGCAGAAATGATTTGTTCTGGAATTTTGCCTATAGACCAGATGAGGGACCATGTCCCACCCATTTCTCTA GTTTGCCAGCATATCCCGCGAAACATTTTGGAAGCAACCTATGGAATAACTATCATAAGGCCAAGGGAAGATGAGGATCCAGATCGAAAGCCAACAGCTGAAGAGTTGCTGACAGCGTATGGAT ATATGAGAGGCTTTATGACAGCACATGGACAGCCAGACCAGCCTAGATCAGCCCGATATGTACTGAAGGATTATGTCAGT GGGAAATTGTTGTATTGTCATCCACCTCCTGGCATTGACCCAAATGATTTTCAACACCAGCATCAAAGATGGCCAGAGAACAGAACCATGCAGGCCAGTGGGCCGGTGAAACCTGAGAAGAATACCAAAGCTAAACAAATTGAAAATGTGGTggacaaaacatttttccaccAG GGGGACTTTGAAGATGTGACGGTGCAGTGGAGGTGGCCCagtcctgctgctcagccctaCTCTGTGCTGTGCCCAGGCATCTTTGGACAGCTTTGGACAACAACTCTACAAAGCCCCAGGCATCCATCAACCCAGATGAACAAGCAGTAA